A single window of Cloacibacillus sp. DNA harbors:
- the gcvPA gene encoding aminomethyl-transferring glycine dehydrogenase subunit GcvPA, whose product MSKKKMYPYIPNSEPVVQEEMLKFIGVDSIEELIADIPEEMRMKHAMELPAPFCDEAGLVRHVNSILNKNNTADELVCFLGAGCYNRYVPALVDEVINRSEFLTAYAGEPYEDHGRFHAMFEYQSMMAELLDMDVCNVPNYDGSQAVGTALRMATRITRRGEVLVPRNLNPDMLKAVQTYLQPDVKITYVDYNEKTGRICLDSLTEKLTENAAAVLIMNPNFFGVIEDKAQKIADMAHAKGALMIACVEPSTLGVLTPPSHYGADIACGEIQALGLHMNFGGGVAGFIATHDDPKFVDEYPSRLFGIAPTDNKEWGFGDVLWERTSFANRDSAKEFVGTHSALWGIAAGVYLASMGPQGMKELGEAVVQRQVCLKKNLAGVKGLCLDKFSGTPFQEIVVDFSASGKSVEEINKKLLEKGILGGYDLEKAFPELKGCALLAVTEKTSADDIKTLAAALGEILA is encoded by the coding sequence ATGTCCAAAAAGAAAATGTATCCATATATCCCGAACTCTGAACCGGTCGTTCAGGAAGAAATGCTGAAGTTTATAGGCGTAGATTCTATAGAAGAACTGATAGCGGACATTCCCGAAGAGATGCGCATGAAGCATGCGATGGAGCTGCCCGCGCCGTTCTGCGACGAAGCCGGCCTTGTGCGCCACGTCAATTCCATCCTCAATAAAAACAACACGGCAGACGAGCTCGTCTGCTTCCTCGGCGCCGGCTGCTACAACCGCTACGTGCCGGCTCTCGTCGACGAAGTCATCAACCGTTCGGAATTCCTTACGGCCTACGCCGGCGAGCCTTACGAAGATCACGGACGTTTCCACGCAATGTTCGAATATCAGTCGATGATGGCCGAGCTGCTTGACATGGACGTCTGCAACGTGCCGAACTACGACGGAAGCCAGGCTGTAGGCACCGCGCTGCGCATGGCGACGCGCATCACGCGCCGCGGCGAAGTGCTTGTGCCGCGCAACCTCAACCCCGACATGCTGAAGGCCGTGCAGACCTACCTGCAGCCCGACGTCAAGATCACATACGTCGATTACAACGAAAAGACCGGACGCATCTGCCTCGACAGCCTCACAGAGAAGCTGACGGAGAATGCGGCGGCCGTTCTCATCATGAACCCGAACTTCTTCGGCGTCATCGAAGACAAGGCGCAGAAAATAGCCGACATGGCCCATGCGAAGGGCGCTCTTATGATCGCCTGCGTAGAGCCTTCAACGCTCGGCGTGCTGACGCCTCCCTCGCATTACGGCGCGGACATCGCCTGCGGCGAAATACAGGCGCTCGGCCTGCACATGAATTTCGGCGGCGGCGTCGCTGGCTTTATCGCAACGCATGACGATCCGAAGTTTGTAGACGAATATCCGTCACGCCTTTTCGGCATAGCGCCCACCGACAACAAAGAATGGGGCTTCGGCGACGTTCTTTGGGAGCGCACATCTTTTGCGAACCGCGACAGCGCGAAGGAATTTGTCGGCACGCATTCTGCTCTTTGGGGCATCGCGGCCGGCGTATACCTCGCCTCTATGGGACCGCAGGGCATGAAGGAACTTGGCGAAGCGGTGGTGCAGCGTCAGGTGTGCCTCAAAAAGAACCTTGCCGGCGTAAAGGGACTTTGCCTTGACAAGTTCTCGGGCACGCCGTTCCAGGAGATAGTCGTGGACTTCTCGGCAAGCGGAAAATCTGTTGAAGAGATAAACAAAAAGCTCCTTGAAAAGGGCATTCTCGGCGGATACGACCTGGAGAAGGCCTTCCCTGAGCTTAAGGGATGCGCGCTTCTTGCGGTAACGGAAAAAACATCAGCCGACGATATCAAAACGCTTGCCGCTGCACTCGGCGAGATTCTGGCGTAG